From one Rattus norvegicus strain BN/NHsdMcwi chromosome 7, GRCr8, whole genome shotgun sequence genomic stretch:
- the LOC134479796 gene encoding MLV-related proviral Env polyprotein-like has product MDAPPCSRKRSMTHSHLRDLIGISPRLKDADHTWYTDGSSYLVNGERKAGAAVTTEDKVIWASALPVGTSAQRAELIALTQALKMAEGKRLNVYTDSRYAFATAHIHGEIYRRRGLLTSEGHQKGHSPEAWGNQLGDISAREATMGTQVLSLKDQDQPTSPQLEQTGWLYTTEDTKLLQKMGAVWCPQLKRREEIDTYLLGRDQALREVTESCRACAQVNPRKAKIGQGVRPRTGRPGTHWEIDFTEIKPGMYRHKYLLVFIDTFSGWVEAFPTKHETAKVVTKKLLEEIFPSTSSGPTNHAERHLKPLAAAYQDRLEQPKVPHPFQIRDTVLEVGRRWGIRLYTPGQTNPGLLFSLQLVRERVTQEIGPNPVLMDQKPPSRPAPALSPVGPPLWLNTTQNSGDILTTPSPTRDPSTPAPRLLGTGDRLINLVTGAYLAFNYSEPDKTQEWWLCLVSSPPYYEDVAVMGNYTNQTTAPASCTTLPSHRLTLPEVSGQGLYIGTIPPTHQVLCAITKRIPTGSYYLAAPTGTYWACNTGLTPCISAANLRRSSDYCVLVEIWPKVTYHGPEYIYSHFEGLTRFRRQPITMTLALLLGGITLGGMAAGIGTGTTALIETGHFRQLQAAMNADLKAIEESVSALEKSLTSLSEVVLQNRRGLDMLFLHEGGLCAALKEECCFYADHTGLVRDNMATLRERLAQRQKLFDSQQGWFEGWFNRSPWFATLVSTLMGPLIILLLILLFGPCILNRLMQFIKNRLSVIQTLVLTQQYQRLKNVDKEDIKIWTETDYFPDK; this is encoded by the exons ATGGACGCCCCACCTTGCTCCCGGAAGAGATCGATGACGCATTCCCACTTACGAGACCTGATTGGGATTTCACCACGGCTGAAG GATGCTGACCATACGTGGTACACCGATGGTAGCAGCTACTTGGTGAACGGGGAACGGAAAGCTGGAgccgcggtcactacggaggacaaagtgatctggGCAAGCGCCTTGCCTGTTGGTACCTCCGCACAGCGGGCTGAACTCATTGCCTTAACCCAGGCGCTCAAAATGGCAGAAGGTAAGAGgctgaatgtatatacagacagccgctacGCCTTTGCTACGGCACACATCCATGGAGAGATCTACCGGAGaagagggctgctcacatctgagg ggcatcagaagggACACAGCCCCGAGGCATGGGGAAATCAGCTAGGTGACATCTCAGCACGTGAGGCCACCATGGGCACCCAAGTTCTGTCCTTAAAAGACCAAGATCAGCCCACGTCTCCACAGCTGGAACAGACCGGTTGGCTCTACACCACGGAGGACACAAAGCTCCTACAGAAAATGGGGGCCGTTTGGTGCCCACAACTAAAACG acgagaagagattgacacctacCTCCTGGGACGAGATCAGGCCTTGCGGGAGGTGACTGAAAGCTGCAGGGCCTGTGCTCAGGTAAACCCAAGAAAAGCTAAAATTGGACAAGGAGTCCGTCCCCGGACTGGTCGGCCTGGTACCCACTGGGAAATTGACTTCACTGAAATCAAGCCTGGTATGTACAGACACAAATACCTCTTAGTGTTCATAGATACCTTCTCCGGATGGGTAGAGGCTTTCCCCACGAAACATGAAACGGCCAAGgtggtgaccaagaagctcctcgaagaaatcttccccag CACATCTTCAGGCCCTACAAATCATGCAGAGAGACATCTGAAACCTCTAGCCGCGGCCTACCAAGACAGGCTTGAACAACCGAAGGTGCCGCACCCGTTCCAGATcagagacaccgt ACTGGAGGTGGGGCGTAGGTGGGGGATACGGTTGTATACCCCTGGCCAAACTAACCCAGGACTTCTGTTCTCCCTCCAACTGGTGAGAGAACGGGTCACACAAGAGATTGGTCCAAACCCAGTCCTCATGGATCAAAAGCCTCCTTCCCGACCAGCACCGGCACTGTCCCCGGTCGGACCCCCACTATGGCTAAACACCACTCAGAACTCCGGGGATATCTTGACAACTCCCTCCCCGACTAGGGACCCTTCCACACCGGCCCCTCGGCTGCTAGGAACAGGAGACCGGCTAATCAACTTAGTGACCGGGGCATACTTGGCATTCAATTATTCAGAACCTGACAAGACCCAAGAATGGtggctgtgcctggtctctagccCGCCCTATTATGAGGATGTGGCAGTCATGGGGAATTATACTAATCAGACCACGGCCCCGGCCAGCTGCACAACCCTCCCTAGCCATAGGCTGACGTTGCCggaagtctcaggacagggactctatatagggaccataccccccactcaccaggtcctctgcgctATCACCAAGAGGATCCCCACTGGAAGCTACTACCTAGCAGCTCCTACAGGCACCTATTGGGCCTGTAACACTGGATTGACACCTTGTATCTCTGCTGCAAACCTCCGCAGATCCTCAGACTACTGTGTACTGGTAGAAATTTGGCCTAAGGTCACCTACCATGGGCCcgagtacatatactcacattttgagGGGCTGACTCGATTCAGGCGACAACCCATCACCATGACCCTAGCTCTACTCTTAGGAGGAATCACCttaggaggaatggctgcaggtatagggacggggaccaccgccctcatcgagacgggtcactttcgtcagctacaagcggccatgaatgcagatctaaaagctatcgaggaatccgtgagtgcattagaaaagtccttaacatctttgtctgaagtagtcttacaaaataggagagggctagacatgctgttccttcacgaaggagggctatgtgctgctctaaaagaagaatgttgtttctatgcagaccatacaggattagtgagagataacatggctacgctccgagaacgcttggcccagagacagaagctgtttgattcccaacaaggctggttcgaggggtggtttaaccgatccccttggtttgctaccctggtgtccaccttgatgggacccttaatcatcctcctcctaatcctcctctttggcccctgcattctaaacagattgatgcagttcataaagaacagactctcagtcattcagacgcttgttctcacccaacaataccagagg CTAAAGAATGTAGATAAAGAGGACATTAAAATATGGACAGAGACAGATTATTTCCCTGACAAATAA